One part of the Rutidosis leptorrhynchoides isolate AG116_Rl617_1_P2 chromosome 1, CSIRO_AGI_Rlap_v1, whole genome shotgun sequence genome encodes these proteins:
- the LOC139854279 gene encoding uncharacterized protein, which produces MNIEERIQDWYNKMSAQIQLTNELKELSPIELLNFIIHKTSGNVFRYLESWTVEERAMVASIDAITTFESIVGKIVQEFTGRNPKVEVSNELFREIAFWHITNLKICNMYYLEPFICEFSEQYYKLSASQKKIALDMFFNKLPESVATRIKDDYNTRDKSKIEDSLGARITEVKTWMKSECLKEKARREAHVKLYCKIQSNQVGRYGCEPKKWKKKPYKSRYKKSYKNNEQRYFRNKNQHTQKYPKQEDSKEQYCPSKKKDCRCWLCHEIGHYANNCPKKGEKRETEILKIAYDLGYEPLEDSEIDSDIEIYAYTSDDE; this is translated from the coding sequence ATGAATATAGAAGAAAGAATACAAGATTGGTATAACAAAATGAGCGCACAAATTCAACTAACTAATGAACTAAAAGAACTCTCACCCATAGAATTGTTAAACTTTATAATTCATAAAACTTCAGGAAATGTCTTTAGATATTTAGAATCTTGGACTGTTGAAGAAAGAGCTATGGTAGCATCAATCGATGCTATAACAACATTTGAAAGTATCGTAGGAAAAATTGTCCAAGAATTTACAGGAAGGAATCCCAAAGTTGAGGTTTCTAATGAATTATTTAGAGAAATAGCTTTTTGGCATATAACTAATTTAAAAATATGCAATATGTACTACCTTGAACCTTTCATATGTGAATTCTCTGAGCAATATTACAAATTAAGTGCCTCACAAAAGAAAATAGCACTAGATATGTTTTTTAACAAATTACCTGAATCAGTTGCCACAAGAATTAAAGATGACTACAACACTAGAGATAAGTCAAAAATTGAAGATAGTCTAGGAGCACGCATTACTGAAGTAAAAACTTGGATGAAAAGTGAATGTTTAAAAGAAAAAGCTAGAAGAGAAGCACATGTAAAACTTTATTGTAAAATTCAAAGTAACCAAGTTGGAAGATATGGCTGTGAGCCTAAAAAATGGAAAAAGAAACCATATAAATCTAGGTATAAGAAATCTTATAAAAATAATGAACAAAGATATTTTAGAAATAAAAATCAGCACACACAAAAATATCCTAAACAAGAAGATTCTAAAGAACAATATTGTCCATCTAAGAAAAAAGACTGCAGATGCTGGCTATGCCATGAAATAGGACATTACGCAAATAATTGTCCAAAAAAGGGAGAAAAGAGAGAAACAGAAATATTAAAAATCGCTTATGACCTAGGATACGAACCTTTAGAAGATTCTGAGATTGACTCTGATATAGAAATCTATGCATACACTAGTGACGATGAATAA